Below is a genomic region from Methanobrevibacter sp..
TATGTGTATTTACTTTTTATATTTTTTTAATTATATTTGAAATATTCAATATTGCATTGATATTTTAACAGGTTATATTGTTAAGCTAATGAATTATTGATGAACTTTTTAAAATTATTTAACTTATATTCGGTTCATATTTTTTCCAGTATCTGCAATCCGAGGGGAGTGCATTTGTACAGTCTTCCCTTTCTGACTTCCTCATTAACACACAAAACAAGATTTTTCTTTTTCAAATCAATAAGTGCTGCTGATACCTGACTGGTTTTTAAATTGTTTTC
It encodes:
- a CDS encoding MarR family transcriptional regulator gives rise to the protein MDEKEFFLILGFVKISPYRTNTLKSIGNTLKMPSEIARENNLKTSQVSAALIDLKKKNLVLCVNEEVRKGRLYKCTPLGLQILEKI